The genomic stretch GCGCTGGTCGGGCCAGAGCAGGGCGGGCGTCAGCGCGTCGCCGGCGCCGTCGACCAGCACCACGCCGTGCATCTGTCCGGAGAGTCCGAGGGCGGCCACCGGACGACCCGCGAGCCGGCCGGCGAGGGTGGCCAGCACGTCGTCGAGCGCGTGGCGCCACACCGCGACCTCGGTCTGCGCCCAGCCCGGCTGCGGCCGGTCGACGGCGTAACCGGCCTCCTCCTCGGCGACGACCCTCCCCGCCAGGTCCAGCGCGGCGACCTTCCACCCACTGGTGCCGAGGTCCGCGCCGACGACGACGGGGTCGCTGCTCACCGCCGCATCCTGACCGCCCGCGGACCGGCCGCGCCAGCCCGGGCCGAGCTCAGCGGGCGGTGAGCTCGCCGGTCGCCACCAGCTCGTCGGCGATCTCGCGCAGCTTCACGTTGCGCTGCTGGGAGGCGTGCGTCAGCACGGTGAACGCCTGCTCGGCGGTGATCTTGTGCCGCTCCATCAGGATGCCCTTGGCTTGCTCGATGACCGCGCGGGTGGCCATCGCCCGGCGCATGTTCGCCGCGTCCTCCACCGCGCGGGAGGCCGCCTCGGCGTTGCCCACGACGACGGCGACGAAGGCGGCGACCTCCTCGGCGAGCGCGACGTCGGCCTCGCCGAAGCCATCCACCCGGGTCGAGTAGACGTTGAGCCCGCCGATCGTGGCGCCCTGGAAGGGCAGCGGGGTGGACAGCGAGCTGCGCACCCCCCGCTCGACCGCGTGCCGGCCGTAGTCCGGCCAGCGGTCGTCGGTGGTCATGTCCGCCACCAGGAACGTCTCGCCGGCCCGTGCGGCGTCCATGCAGGGGCCGTACCCCCGCTGGTACTGCAGCTCGTCGGCGTCCATCGCCAGCTGCCCGTCGAAGGCGGCGGTGAACGACCGCTCGCCGCGGATCAGGGTGACCGAGGTGGCCTCGGCGCCCGGGATGGCCCGGCGGGCGATGCGCACGACCTCGTCGAGCACCTCCGGCAGCTCGCGCCCGGCGAGCACCACCCGGGCCAGGGCCGCGTGCAGCGTGGACGAGGCCTCGCTCATCGGGCGGACTCCCTCCGTCGACGGTCCCCGCTCGTGGACGACCCCCGCCGAGTGGCGCACCCGGCGGGATGAGAGTAGTGCCCTCCTGCAGGAAGTCGGTTGCCGTGCCCGGACCGCAGCGGCAGGGTGCCCCCGTGCCCGAGGCCGTCCACCCCCTGCCCGGCGGGCTGGTGCTGCGCCCGTGCCGCCCCGCCGACCTCGACCAGGTGGGTGCCCTCCTGGCCGCCCGCGGCGAGGAGACCGACGCGGAGGACCAGCGGCTGGTCGCGGACGACCCGGACCTCGGCCCCGCGGCGACCGCGGTCGTCGCCGACGGCGACCGGGTGGTCTCCACCGCGACGCTGCTGGCCGAGACCGTCCGCCTGGACGACGTCGTCCTGCCCGCCGGCCAGGTCGAGCTGGTGGCGACCGACCCCGGCTACGAGGGCCGCGGGCTGGTGCGCGCGCTGATGGCCTGGGCGCACGCCCGGTCGGCCGCGCGCGGCGACCTGGTGCAGGTCATGATCGGGATCCCCTACTTCTACCGGTTGTTCGGCTACGAGTACGCCGTCGACATCGCCCCGGCCCGGCCACTGGTCGACGTCCCCGCAGCGGCCCCCGGGCTGCGCCCCGCCACCCCCGCCGACCTGCCCGACCTGGCCGCCCTGCAGGCGTCGGCGCAGCAACGGGCCGACGTCGCCGTGCCGCACCCCGCCGCGCGACTGCGGTGGCTGGTGGCGCACGCGGCCAGCACCACGTGGGTGGCCGAGCGGGACGGCGGGGTGGTGGCCTCGGCCCGCAGCCGTGCGGACGACGGCGCGGTGCTGCTCGCCGAACCGACCGCGGTCGACGACCGGGCCACCGACCAGCTGCTGGCCGGTGTCGTCGCGCTGGCCGCCGGCCGCGCGGTGCGGGTGACCGACCGCCCCGCGAGCCTGCCCGGGCAGGCCTGGGCGCGCCGGCTCGGGCCGGGCAGCGAGCTGGCCGAGCAGTACTACCTGCGCGTCCCCGACCCCGGGGCCCTGCTGGAGGCGATCCGCCCGGTGCTCGGCCGCCGGCTCGCCGGGTCCGGCGTCGACCCGGGCGGGACCGACGTCGTCGTCTCCACCTACGGCGCCAGCTGGCGGCTGCCGGTCACCGACGACGGGCTGGGCGCGGTGGTGCCCGGCGGGCGCCTGCAGGCCCCGGAGGCCCGTGGTGGCGCCGGCGTCGCCCCGGACCAGCTCGGCGCCCTGCTGTTCGGCCCGCACGGCATGCACGGGCTGGCCCGGCGGCGGCCCGACGTGTACCCCGGCCGCCGCCGTGAGCTGTACGAGGCGCTCTTCCCCCCGCTCTCCGCCGACGTCCTCACGTACTACCTGCCGTACTGACCCGGGTCTGATGGGATGGGCGGACCGCCGGGGGCGTGATCCGTCCCCGTCCCGAGCGCCGCAGGAGACCCCGTGCAGTACGCCCAGTCCGTCGTCGAGCTGATCGGCGGCACCCCGCTGGTCCGCCTCAACAAGGTGACCGAGCACCTGGGGCCCGACGCCCCGCTGGTGCTCGCCAAGGTCGAGTACGTCAACCCCGGCGGCTCGGTGAAGGACCGGATCGCGCTGCGCATGATCGAGGAGGCGGAGGCCTCCGGCGCCCTGCGTCCCGGGGGCACCATCATCGAGCCGACCAGCGGCAACACCGGCATCGGGCTGGCCCTGGTCGGCCAGCAGCGCGGGTACCGGTGCGTCTTCGTCTGCCCGGACAAGGTCAGCCAGGAGAAGATCAACGTGCTGCGCGCCTACGGCGCGGAGGTGCACGTCTGCCCCACCGCCGTCGACCCCGCCGACCCGCGCTCCTACTACTCGGTCTCCGACCGCCTGGCGAAGGAGATCCCCGGCGGCTGGAAGCCGGACCAGTACGCCAACCCGGCCAACCCGCGCTCGCACTACGAGACCACCGGCCCGGAGATCTGGAGCCAGACCGACGGGCGGGTCACCCACTTCGTCACCGGGGCCGGCACCGGCGGCACCATCTCCGGCGTCGGCCGGTACCTCAAGGAGGCCTCCGGCGGCCGGGTGCAGGTGGTCGGCGCCGACCCCGAGGGCTCGGTCTACTCCGGCGGCACCGGCCGGCCCTACCTGGTCGAGGGCGTCGGCGAGGACTTCTGGCCGGAGGCCTACGACCGGACCATCGCCGACGAGATCGTCGCCGTCTCCGACGGCGACTCCTTCGCGATGACCCGGCGGCTGGCCCGCGAGGAGGGGCTGCTGGTCGGCGGCTCGTGCGGCATGGCCGTGGTCGCCGCGCTGCGGGTGGCCGAGCGGCTGGGCAAGGACGACGTCCTGGTCGTGCTGCTGCCCGACGGCGGCCGCGGCTACCTGAACAAGATCTTCAACGACGAGTGGATGGCCGACTACGGCTTCCTGGACGCCGGGGGCGGCGAGACCGTCGGCGAGCTGCTCGACGCCAAGTCCGGGAGCACGACCCCCACGCTGGTGCACACCCACCCGAACGAGACCGTCCGCGACGCGATCGACATCCTGCGCGAGTACGGCGTCAGCCAGCTGCCCGTGGTCCGCGCCGAGCCGCCGGTCACCGCCGGCGAGGTGGTCGGGTCGGTCGCGGAGAAGGCGCTGCTGGACGCGCTGTTCACCGGCCGGGCCACGCTGGCCGACCCGGTCGAGCGGCACATGTCCGCACCGCTGCCGATCATCGGCTCGGGCGAGCCGGTCTCGGCCGCGGTCGGCGCCCTCGGCGACGCCGACGCGCTGCTCGTGCACGTCGACGGCAAGCCCGCCGGCGTCGTCACCCGGCAGGACGTGCTGGGTCACCTGGTCGGCATCCCGGCTCCTACGGTGGAGCCATGACCGGCTTCGACACCCGCGCCATCCACGCCGGGCAGGACCCCGACCCGGCGACCGGCGCGGTCATCCCGCCGCTGCACCTGACGACCACCTACAAGCAGGACGGCGTCGGCGGCCTGCGCGGCGGGTACGAGTACAGCCGCAGCGGCAACCCGACCCGGGACACCCTGCAGACGGCGCTGGCCTCCCTGGAGCAGGGCACCCGCGCGATGACGTTCGCCTCGGGCCTCGCGGCCGAGGACGTCCTGCTGCGCACCGTCTGCCGGCCCGGCGACCGGATCGTGCTGGGCGGCGACGCCTACGGCGGCACGTACCGGCTCATCTCCAAGGTCCAGGAGCCCTGGGGCGTCGGGCACCTCCCCGTCGACCTGAACGACCTGGACGCCGTCCGGGAGGCGGTCGCGCCGGAGACCACCCGGGTGCTGTGGTGCGAGACGCCCAGCAACCCGCTGCTCAACGTCTCCGACATCGCGGTGCTCGCCGAGATCGCGCACGCCGCGGGGACACTGCTGGTCGTCGACAACACCTTCGCCAGCCCCTACCTGCAGCAGCCGCTGACGCTGGGCGCCGACGTCGTCGTCCACTCGACGACGAAGTACCTGGGCGGGCACTCCGACGTCGTCGGTGGCGCGCTGGTGGTCGCCGACGCCGAGCTCGGCGAGCGGCTGGCGTACCTGCAGAACGCCGCCGGAGCGGTCAACGGCCCGTTCGACGCGTGGCTGCTGCTGCGCAGCCTGAAGACCCTCGGCGTGCGGATGGACCGGCACAGCGCCAACGCCGGCCGGATCGCCGAGTGGCTGCTGGAGCACCCGGCCGTGGGCGACGTGCTCTACCCGGGGCTGCCGCAGCACCGCAACCACGAGATCGCCGCGAAGCAGATGTCCGGCTTCGGCGGGATGGTGTCGTTCCGGCTCAGGGCGGGCGAGGAGGCGGCGCTGCGCGTGTGCGAGCGCGCGCAGCTGTTCACCCTGGCCGAGTCGCTCGGCGGGGTGGAGTCACTGATCGAGCACCCGCACCGGATGACCCACGCCAGCGCCGCCGGCTCCCCGCTGGAGGTGCCGGCCGACCTCGTCCGCCTGTCGGTGGGCATCGAGGACGTCGACGACCTGCTGGCCGACCTGGACCAGGCGCTGGGCTGATCCACCGGCGTGTCACTGCCTTTGTGCACCCCTCGTCGGTTCCCGCGGCGGGAACCGACGAGGGGTGCACAACGGCGAGCGTCAGCGGGGGGCGGTGAGGATGCGCGGGCCGTCGTCGGTGACCGCGACGGTGTGCTCGACGTGCGCGGCCCGGCTGCCGTCCGCGCTGCGCAGGGTCCAGCCGTCGGCGTCGACCCGGTAGTCGTCGCTGCCCCCGGCCAGGAACCACGGCTCGATGGCGATCACCAGCCCGGCGCGCAGCTTCAGGCCGCGACCGGCGCGGCCCTCGTTGGGCACGGACGGCGCCTCGTGCATCGAGCGGCCCACCCCGTGCCCGCCCTGGTCGGTGTTGATGCCGCACCCGCCGGCCCGGCCGACCTCGGCGATGGCGGCCGAGATGTCGCCGATCCTGTTGCCGACCACCGCCGCAGCGATCCCCGCGGCCAGCGCCCGCTCGGTGGTCTCCACCAGCTGGAGGTCCTCCGGCCGCGGGGTGCCGATCGGGTAGGTGCGGGCTGCGTCGCCCACCCAGCCGTCCAGGGTGGCGCCGGCGTCGACGCTGAGCAGGTCGCCGTCCTCGAGCTCCTGGGCGGTGGGGATGCCGTGCAGCGCCACGTCGTTCACCGACAGGCACAGCACCCCGGGGAACGGCGGCGTGCTGCGCAGCGGCGCGTAGCCCAGGAACGGGGAGGTGGCCCCGGCGTCGGCGAGGACCTGCCGGGCGACGGCGTCCAGCTCGGTCAGCCGGACCCCGGGTGCGGCCAGCGCGTGCACCGCGGCGTGCATGTCGGCGACCACCGCACCGGCGGCGCGCATGGCGTCGATCTCCCCGGGTGTGCGCAGCTCGATCATCTGAAGTCCTTCCGGGATTGGTATCCCGGTATCAGTACCACGTGCTCCCGATCCGTCCTACTGTCACGGCCATGGTCCGACCGCCGCTGAGCCCCGAGGAGCGCGACCGCGGTCGCCGGCTGGGCGCGCTGCTGCGCGCGGCGCGCGGGGACCGCCCGCCGTCCGACGTCGCCGCCGCGTCCGGGGTGAGCCTGGAGGCGCTCCGCAAGATCGAGTCCGGCCGGGTGCCGACGCCGGCGTTCTTCACCGTCGCCGCCCTCGCCGGCGCCCTCGACCTGCCGCTGGACCAGCTCGTGGCCGCCCTGCACACCCCGGTGACGGAGGCCACGCTCATCGCCTGAGCGCTCGGGTAGGGCTGGGCGGTGCCCCGCGTCAGCGTCGTGATCGCCACCCGCGACCGGAGGGAGTCGCTGCTCCGGTCGCTCGCCCACCTCGACGACGGCCGACAGCCGATCGTGGTCGTCGACAACGCCTCGTCCGACGGCACGACAGCCGCCGTACGGGCCGCCCATCCCCGGGTCGACGTCCTCGAGCTGCCGGAGAACGCCGGCGCGGTCGCCCGCACCGAGGGCGTCCGGCGCGCGACGACCCGCTACGTGGCCTTCGCCGACGACGACTCGTGGTGGGACCTCGGCGCGCTGGACCGGGCCGCCGAGCTGCTCGACGCCCATCCGCGGGTCGCGGTCCTGGTCGGCCGGGTGCGCCTGGCGGCGGACCGCGTCGACGACCGGGTGTCGGTCAAGCACCGGGCCGCGCTGCTGGGCCGCTCCCCCGGGGCGCCCGGCCCGGACGTCCTCAGCTTCCCGGCCTTCGCCGCCGTGGTGCGCCGGGACGCCTACCTGGCCGTCGGGGGCTTCTCCCCGCTCCTGTTCTTCGGCGGCGAGGAGCACCTGCTCGCCCTCGACCTGGCCGCCGCCGGCTGGCAGCTCGCCTACGCCGACGACGTCGTCACCTGGCACGACCCGGCGGGGCCGGGCATCCCGAGCCCGGCCCGGTGGGCGCTGCAGACCCGCAACGACGTGCTGATCGACTGGCTGCGCCGCCCGCTGCCGGTGGCGCTCGCCGCGACCGCGCGACTGGCCCGCGGCTGCTCGCGCGACCCGGCCGCGCGCACGGCCCTGGCCGGCGTGCTGCGGCGACTGCCCACCGCCCTGCGTCAGCGCCGGCCGGTACCCGCGGAGCTGGAACGACGGTTCGCCACGGCCCAGCGCCCGCTCAGCCCTGCAGCTGGCGGGTGAACCAGTCGCGGGCCGCGGCGTTGCCCTCGGCGCCGCGCCGCTGCGCGGTGGCGATCTCCTCGGTCAGCGTGCCCGACAGGGCGTGCTCGAGGGCGGCGTCCAGCGTGACCGGGTCGATCTCGCCGGCCCGCAGCACCACCGGCCAGCCGAGCGACGCCGCCTGGGCACTCACCTTCGCGCCGCCGACGATCGAGTCGCAGGCGATGACCGGCGTGCCGTGCGCGAGCCCCAGGACCAGCGCGTGCAGCCGCATGCTGAGCACCACGTCGGCCCGCCGGATCAGCGCCTCGACCTGGGAGGGGAACCGCTCGTGCGGCTTCTCGAACAGGTCCATGGTCAGCTCGAACCACGGGATCGCCCGGGCGCCGAGCCAGCCCTCGATCGCCGCCCGCACCTCCCCGGCCCGGCTGCGGTCGCCGTACTCCTCCTGCGGCGGGGCGAAGGCGACGGCCAGCACCGGGACGTCCGGCGTCGACGTGCCGATGGCCAGGTCGGGCCGGGAGATGCCCGGGGCGTCCCGCTCCCAGACCTGGTCGAACAGCGCGCGCCCGGCGTCGGAGACCACCGAGACGTTCACCGCCCAGCGCTGGGCGTGCGCGAAGGCGTCGGTGAGCTCGCGGAGCAGTGGCGTGTCCGACACCGGGCCGCTGACGAACACCAGGTGGGTGTACTGCGCCGGGTCGACGTCGCGCCAGTGCGGGCCGCGCTGCAGGTAGGGCGCCCAGGCGACGTCGTGGTCGACCCCGAGCTCGCGGAGCCAGCCGGTGACGACGTCGGCCCCCAGCTCGTCACCGATGGTCGCGATGACCTCGTCGAAACTGAACCACCCGGCGACCAGGACGCGCATGCCCCCACCCTCTCAGGCGGGCCGTCGCGCGGTTGCAGGCGGTCAGCTCTCGGCGGCGACCAGGTCCCGGTACTCCGGGTGACGCTCGATCCAGCCGCGCACGAAGGAGCACATCGGCACGACCGTCTCCCCCTTGCTGCGGACGTCGTCCAGCGCGGCCCGGACGAGCCGGCCGCCCAGCCCGGAGTGCTCCTCGCCGCTGTCGACCTCGGTGTGGGTGAACACCACCTGGTTGCCGCGGCGCTGGTACGCGGCCTGGCCGAGCAGGCGGTCGCCGTCGCGGATCTCGTAGCGGCTGTCCTCGGGGGCGTCGGTGACGGTCGTCTCCATGTCCGGGCCCAACCCCGTGGGCCGGGGTGCTGTTCCCCGGCCCGCGGGGGCTCAGGACAGCCGGCGCGCCGCCGGGCCGGAGGTCACGGTGAGCGTGCCGGGCTCGGTGAGGCCACGCTCCCGGCAGGCGGCGACGACGGCGTCGCTGATCGCCTGCGCGTCGCCGGGGCGGATCAGCGCGATCGCCGAGCCGCCGAACCCGCCGCCGACCATGCGTGCACCCAGCGCACCCGCCTTGCGGGCCGCCTCGACGACGAGGTCGAGCTCGGTGGCCGAGACCTCGTAGTCGTCGCGCAGCGAGACGTGCGAGGCGTCCAGCAGCGGCCCGATCTCGGCCACCCGACCGGCCCGGACCAGCTCGACCACCCGGTCGACCCGCTGGTTCTCCCCCACCACGTGCCGGGTGCGGGCCCGCAGCCGCTCGTCGGTCAGCCGGTCGACGTCGGCCTCGGTGGCGTCCGACAGCCACTCCAGCCCCAGCTGCCGGGCCGCCTCGTCGCAGTCGGCCCGCCGCTTCGCGTACTGGCCGTCGGCGAGGGAGTGGGTCACCCGGGTGTCGATGACCATCAGCTCGAGCCCCGCCTCCTCGAGTCCCAGCTGCACCGGCTCGGTGCGGAAGTCGCGGGTGTGGATGAGCAGCGCCGAGCCCTCCTCGGCCAGCAGCGCGACGGTCTGGTCCATGCCCCCCGTGCCGGCGCCGACGACCTCGTTCTCGGCGCGGATCGCGGCCTGGACGAGCAGGTGCCGCAGCTCGGGCGAGTCGGCGCGACCGGCCAGCTCGGCCGCGGCGATCGCCACCGTCGCCTCCAGCGACGCCGAGCTGGACAGCCCCGCGCCCAGCGGCACGTCGCTGCTGACCGCCAGGTCCAGGCCGGGGACCTCCACGCCGGCTTGCTGCAGCGCCCACAGGGTGCCCGCGGCGTAGCCGGCCCAGCCGGAGACCTGGCCGGGGCCCAGCGCGTCGAGGGACCCCTCGAACACCGGCGCTTCCGGGTCGGTGCTCGCCAGCCGGACGACGTCGTCGTCCCGGCGGCGCACCGCCGCCGCGGTGACCCGGGTCAGCGCCATCGGCAGGCAGCGGCCGCCGTTGTAGTCGACGTGCTCACCGATCAGGTTCACCCGGCCGGGCGCGGCCCAGACGCCGTCGGGCTCGACGCCGAAGGCCTCCTGGAGCGCCTGCGCGGCGAGGTCGGCCTGGTCCTGTCCGCTCACGACGCCACCTCGCGCAGCCGGTCGGCGATCCGTTCCGGCGTGGTGTCGTTGATCCAGGCGCCCATCCCCGACTCCGAGCCGGCCAGGTACTTGAGCTTGCCCGGCGCCCGCAGCAGGGAGAACAACTGCAGGTGCAGCCGGCCCAGCTCGCGGTCCGCGCCGGTGGGCGCCTGGTGCCAGCCGGCGATGTAGGGCACCCGGTCGACCCCGGGGTGGAACCGGTCGACCCGCCGCAGCAGCTCCTGGTAGACCACGGCCAGCTCGGCCTTCTCGGCGTCG from Modestobacter roseus encodes the following:
- a CDS encoding glycosyltransferase family 2 protein, producing the protein MPRVSVVIATRDRRESLLRSLAHLDDGRQPIVVVDNASSDGTTAAVRAAHPRVDVLELPENAGAVARTEGVRRATTRYVAFADDDSWWDLGALDRAAELLDAHPRVAVLVGRVRLAADRVDDRVSVKHRAALLGRSPGAPGPDVLSFPAFAAVVRRDAYLAVGGFSPLLFFGGEEHLLALDLAAAGWQLAYADDVVTWHDPAGPGIPSPARWALQTRNDVLIDWLRRPLPVALAATARLARGCSRDPAARTALAGVLRRLPTALRQRRPVPAELERRFATAQRPLSPAAGG
- a CDS encoding cystathionine beta-synthase, producing the protein MQYAQSVVELIGGTPLVRLNKVTEHLGPDAPLVLAKVEYVNPGGSVKDRIALRMIEEAEASGALRPGGTIIEPTSGNTGIGLALVGQQRGYRCVFVCPDKVSQEKINVLRAYGAEVHVCPTAVDPADPRSYYSVSDRLAKEIPGGWKPDQYANPANPRSHYETTGPEIWSQTDGRVTHFVTGAGTGGTISGVGRYLKEASGGRVQVVGADPEGSVYSGGTGRPYLVEGVGEDFWPEAYDRTIADEIVAVSDGDSFAMTRRLAREEGLLVGGSCGMAVVAALRVAERLGKDDVLVVLLPDGGRGYLNKIFNDEWMADYGFLDAGGGETVGELLDAKSGSTTPTLVHTHPNETVRDAIDILREYGVSQLPVVRAEPPVTAGEVVGSVAEKALLDALFTGRATLADPVERHMSAPLPIIGSGEPVSAAVGALGDADALLVHVDGKPAGVVTRQDVLGHLVGIPAPTVEP
- a CDS encoding GAF and ANTAR domain-containing protein; this encodes MSEASSTLHAALARVVLAGRELPEVLDEVVRIARRAIPGAEATSVTLIRGERSFTAAFDGQLAMDADELQYQRGYGPCMDAARAGETFLVADMTTDDRWPDYGRHAVERGVRSSLSTPLPFQGATIGGLNVYSTRVDGFGEADVALAEEVAAFVAVVVGNAEAASRAVEDAANMRRAMATRAVIEQAKGILMERHKITAEQAFTVLTHASQQRNVKLREIADELVATGELTAR
- a CDS encoding helix-turn-helix domain-containing protein, with product MVRPPLSPEERDRGRRLGALLRAARGDRPPSDVAAASGVSLEALRKIESGRVPTPAFFTVAALAGALDLPLDQLVAALHTPVTEATLIA
- the map gene encoding type I methionyl aminopeptidase encodes the protein MIELRTPGEIDAMRAAGAVVADMHAAVHALAAPGVRLTELDAVARQVLADAGATSPFLGYAPLRSTPPFPGVLCLSVNDVALHGIPTAQELEDGDLLSVDAGATLDGWVGDAARTYPIGTPRPEDLQLVETTERALAAGIAAAVVGNRIGDISAAIAEVGRAGGCGINTDQGGHGVGRSMHEAPSVPNEGRAGRGLKLRAGLVIAIEPWFLAGGSDDYRVDADGWTLRSADGSRAAHVEHTVAVTDDGPRILTAPR
- a CDS encoding polysaccharide pyruvyl transferase family protein — its product is MRVLVAGWFSFDEVIATIGDELGADVVTGWLRELGVDHDVAWAPYLQRGPHWRDVDPAQYTHLVFVSGPVSDTPLLRELTDAFAHAQRWAVNVSVVSDAGRALFDQVWERDAPGISRPDLAIGTSTPDVPVLAVAFAPPQEEYGDRSRAGEVRAAIEGWLGARAIPWFELTMDLFEKPHERFPSQVEALIRRADVVLSMRLHALVLGLAHGTPVIACDSIVGGAKVSAQAASLGWPVVLRAGEIDPVTLDAALEHALSGTLTEEIATAQRRGAEGNAAARDWFTRQLQG
- a CDS encoding cystathionine gamma-synthase; protein product: MTGFDTRAIHAGQDPDPATGAVIPPLHLTTTYKQDGVGGLRGGYEYSRSGNPTRDTLQTALASLEQGTRAMTFASGLAAEDVLLRTVCRPGDRIVLGGDAYGGTYRLISKVQEPWGVGHLPVDLNDLDAVREAVAPETTRVLWCETPSNPLLNVSDIAVLAEIAHAAGTLLVVDNTFASPYLQQPLTLGADVVVHSTTKYLGGHSDVVGGALVVADAELGERLAYLQNAAGAVNGPFDAWLLLRSLKTLGVRMDRHSANAGRIAEWLLEHPAVGDVLYPGLPQHRNHEIAAKQMSGFGGMVSFRLRAGEEAALRVCERAQLFTLAESLGGVESLIEHPHRMTHASAAGSPLEVPADLVRLSVGIEDVDDLLADLDQALG
- the galK gene encoding galactokinase, which translates into the protein MSGQDQADLAAQALQEAFGVEPDGVWAAPGRVNLIGEHVDYNGGRCLPMALTRVTAAAVRRRDDDVVRLASTDPEAPVFEGSLDALGPGQVSGWAGYAAGTLWALQQAGVEVPGLDLAVSSDVPLGAGLSSSASLEATVAIAAAELAGRADSPELRHLLVQAAIRAENEVVGAGTGGMDQTVALLAEEGSALLIHTRDFRTEPVQLGLEEAGLELMVIDTRVTHSLADGQYAKRRADCDEAARQLGLEWLSDATEADVDRLTDERLRARTRHVVGENQRVDRVVELVRAGRVAEIGPLLDASHVSLRDDYEVSATELDLVVEAARKAGALGARMVGGGFGGSAIALIRPGDAQAISDAVVAACRERGLTEPGTLTVTSGPAARRLS
- a CDS encoding GNAT family N-acetyltransferase, producing the protein MPEAVHPLPGGLVLRPCRPADLDQVGALLAARGEETDAEDQRLVADDPDLGPAATAVVADGDRVVSTATLLAETVRLDDVVLPAGQVELVATDPGYEGRGLVRALMAWAHARSAARGDLVQVMIGIPYFYRLFGYEYAVDIAPARPLVDVPAAAPGLRPATPADLPDLAALQASAQQRADVAVPHPAARLRWLVAHAASTTWVAERDGGVVASARSRADDGAVLLAEPTAVDDRATDQLLAGVVALAAGRAVRVTDRPASLPGQAWARRLGPGSELAEQYYLRVPDPGALLEAIRPVLGRRLAGSGVDPGGTDVVVSTYGASWRLPVTDDGLGAVVPGGRLQAPEARGGAGVAPDQLGALLFGPHGMHGLARRRPDVYPGRRRELYEALFPPLSADVLTYYLPY
- a CDS encoding GNAT family N-acetyltransferase, with the protein product METTVTDAPEDSRYEIRDGDRLLGQAAYQRRGNQVVFTHTEVDSGEEHSGLGGRLVRAALDDVRSKGETVVPMCSFVRGWIERHPEYRDLVAAES